The following are from one region of the Mycolicibacterium helvum genome:
- a CDS encoding M56 family metallopeptidase yields MSALAFTFLALMLVGPVPALLARADWPLRAPRAAIVLWQSIAVAAVLSAFSAGLAIASRLFVPGPDGRPTATITSEIAALGWPLWLAYVLVFAITLVIGARLLIAGVQVAVATRRRRAHHRMVVDLLGECRHGVSGLRVLDVAEPLAYCLPGVRSRVVLSEGTLAALSDSELAAILSHERAHLRARHDLVLEAFIAVHTAFPRFVRSGSALNAVRLLVELLADDAAVRTAGPTPLARALVACASGRTPKGALAAGGPTTVIRVRRLCGQPNSLLLSLAAYTAAAAVLVVPTVAVAMPWLTELHRLFLS; encoded by the coding sequence GTGTCCGCGCTGGCCTTCACCTTCCTCGCCTTGATGCTGGTTGGTCCTGTGCCTGCATTACTGGCCCGGGCTGATTGGCCGTTGCGTGCGCCGCGGGCGGCAATTGTGCTGTGGCAGTCGATTGCGGTGGCCGCTGTGCTGTCCGCGTTCAGCGCTGGGCTGGCGATCGCCAGCCGGCTGTTCGTCCCTGGCCCCGACGGGCGCCCGACCGCGACGATCACCAGTGAGATCGCTGCACTGGGTTGGCCGTTGTGGCTGGCCTATGTCCTGGTCTTCGCCATCACTCTGGTCATCGGTGCCCGCCTGCTGATCGCCGGCGTCCAGGTCGCGGTGGCCACCCGCCGCCGCCGGGCGCACCACCGGATGGTGGTGGACCTATTGGGTGAATGCCGGCACGGCGTGAGTGGGTTGCGGGTGCTGGATGTCGCCGAGCCACTGGCCTACTGCTTGCCCGGTGTGCGGAGCCGGGTCGTGCTTAGCGAGGGCACCCTGGCGGCGTTGAGTGACAGCGAACTGGCGGCGATCCTCAGCCATGAACGCGCCCACCTGCGCGCGCGCCACGATCTGGTCCTCGAGGCGTTCATCGCCGTGCATACCGCCTTCCCCCGCTTCGTTCGTAGCGGCAGTGCACTGAATGCCGTACGGCTGCTCGTGGAGTTACTCGCCGACGATGCGGCGGTGCGGACCGCTGGACCCACTCCCCTGGCCCGCGCCCTGGTGGCCTGTGCGTCCGGACGCACGCCAAAGGGCGCGTTGGCCGCTGGCGGTCCCACGACGGTCATCCGGGTGCGCCGGCTGTGCGGACAGCCCAACAGCCTGCTGCTCTCGCTGGCCGCCTATACCGCCGCCGCGGCGGTCCTCGTGGTACCGACCGTCGCGGTCGCGATGCCGTGGCTGACTGAGCTTCATCGGTTGTTTCTTTCCTGA
- a CDS encoding GuaB1 family IMP dehydrogenase-related protein, which produces MQFLDGQRPAYDLTYDDVFIVPNRSDVASRFDVDLSTSDGTGTTIPVVVANMTAVAGRRMAETVARRGGIVVLPQDLPIDAVKQTVDFVKSRDLVADTPVVLAPDDSVSDAVALIHKRAHGVAVVVSEGRPVGLVTAAATAGVDRFARVRDIAISDFITAPAHTEPREVFELLEHAPVDVAVLTGADGALAGVLTRIGAVRAGIYTPAVDAAGRLRIAAAVGINGDVATKAQALAEVGVDVLVVDTAHGHQVKMLDTIKAVSSLDLGVPLAAGNVVSAEGARDLIGAGASIVKVGVGPGAMCTTRMMTGVGRPQFSAVLECSSAARELGGHVWADGGVRHPRDVALALAAGASNVMIGSWFAGTYESPGDLMLDRDGRPYKESYGMASKRAVAARTSADSAFDRARKALFEEGISTSRMALDPDRGGVEDLLDHITSGVRSTCTYVGASTIAELHERAVLGVQSAAGFAEGHPLPTGW; this is translated from the coding sequence GTGCAGTTTCTCGACGGCCAGCGGCCCGCGTACGACCTGACCTACGACGACGTCTTCATCGTCCCCAATCGATCCGACGTCGCCTCCCGGTTCGATGTCGACCTGTCGACGTCCGACGGCACCGGCACGACGATCCCGGTCGTGGTGGCCAATATGACCGCGGTGGCCGGGCGGCGGATGGCCGAGACGGTGGCCCGCCGCGGCGGAATCGTGGTCCTGCCGCAGGACCTGCCGATCGACGCGGTCAAGCAGACGGTCGACTTCGTCAAGAGCCGGGACCTGGTGGCCGACACCCCGGTCGTTCTGGCTCCCGATGACTCGGTCTCCGATGCCGTCGCGCTGATCCACAAGCGCGCTCATGGCGTAGCGGTGGTGGTGTCCGAGGGACGGCCTGTCGGCCTGGTCACCGCGGCCGCCACCGCCGGCGTCGACCGGTTCGCCCGGGTGCGGGACATCGCGATCAGTGACTTCATCACGGCGCCGGCGCACACCGAACCCCGGGAGGTGTTCGAGCTGCTCGAGCACGCTCCGGTGGACGTGGCCGTCCTCACCGGCGCCGACGGCGCCCTGGCCGGGGTGCTGACTCGCATCGGTGCGGTGCGCGCCGGTATCTACACTCCCGCCGTCGACGCCGCCGGCCGGCTGCGCATCGCCGCGGCGGTCGGCATCAACGGCGATGTGGCCACCAAGGCGCAAGCGCTGGCCGAGGTCGGCGTTGACGTACTGGTCGTCGACACCGCCCACGGCCACCAGGTCAAGATGCTCGACACAATCAAGGCGGTGTCGTCGCTGGACCTCGGTGTCCCGCTGGCGGCGGGCAACGTCGTCTCCGCCGAAGGCGCCCGCGATCTGATTGGGGCCGGAGCCTCGATCGTCAAGGTCGGCGTCGGCCCCGGCGCGATGTGCACCACCAGGATGATGACGGGTGTCGGGCGGCCGCAGTTCTCCGCGGTACTCGAATGCTCCTCGGCGGCAAGAGAACTCGGTGGCCACGTGTGGGCTGACGGCGGGGTGCGACACCCCCGAGACGTGGCGTTGGCGCTGGCCGCCGGAGCCTCCAACGTGATGATCGGATCCTGGTTCGCCGGCACCTACGAATCCCCCGGCGACCTGATGCTCGACCGCGACGGCCGGCCATACAAGGAGAGCTACGGCATGGCTTCCAAACGGGCGGTGGCCGCCCGCACCAGCGCTGACAGCGCCTTCGACCGGGCCCGTAAGGCGCTATTCGAGGAGGGCATCTCGACGTCCCGAATGGCGCTCGATCCCGACCGCGGCGGCGTGGAGGACCTGCTCGATCACATCACCTCCGGGGTCCGCAGCACCTGCACTTACGTGGGCGCGAGCACCATCGCCGAACTGCACGAGCGCGCGGTGCTCGGCGTGCAGTCGGCGGCCGGCTTCGCCGAAGGGCATCCGCTGCCGACCGGTTGGTGA
- the gndA gene encoding NADP-dependent phosphogluconate dehydrogenase, whose translation MSSPQTNGTAQIGVTGLAVMGSNIARNFAHHGYTVALHNRSVAKTDALLAEHGSEGSFVRAETMAEFAAALERPRRALIMVKAGDPTDAVINELCEVFEPGDIIIDGGNALYTDTIRREKAVRERGLHFVGAGISGGEEGALNGPSIMPGGPAESYKSLGPLLEEISAHVDGVPCCTHIGPDGAGHFVKMVHNGIEYSDMQLIGEAYQLLRDGLGKTAPEIAEIFAEWNKGDLDSYLIEITAEVLKQIDAKTGKPLVDVILDEAEQKGTGRWTVKSALDLGVPVTGIAEAVFARALSGSVAQRKATTGLASGDLGDRPTDAQQFIDDVSKALYASKIIAYAQGFNQIQAGSAEYNWDITLGDMATIWRGGCIIRAKFLNRIKEAFDEDAQLATLISAPYFRDAVEAGIDSWRRVVVTATKLGIPVPGFASALSYYDALRTERLPAALTQGLRDFFGAHTYGRIDADPAARFHTLWSGDRTEVEA comes from the coding sequence ATGAGCTCACCGCAGACGAACGGTACTGCACAGATCGGTGTTACCGGGTTGGCGGTGATGGGCTCCAACATCGCGCGGAACTTCGCTCACCACGGCTACACCGTCGCACTGCACAACCGGTCGGTCGCCAAGACCGACGCGCTGCTCGCCGAGCACGGCTCCGAGGGCAGCTTCGTCCGCGCTGAGACGATGGCCGAGTTCGCCGCCGCACTGGAGCGGCCGCGGCGCGCGCTGATCATGGTCAAGGCCGGTGATCCCACCGACGCCGTGATCAACGAACTCTGTGAGGTGTTCGAGCCGGGCGACATCATCATCGACGGCGGCAACGCGCTCTACACCGACACCATCCGCCGCGAGAAAGCGGTGCGCGAGCGCGGCCTGCACTTCGTCGGCGCCGGCATCTCTGGCGGTGAGGAGGGTGCCCTCAACGGGCCGTCGATCATGCCGGGTGGTCCCGCCGAGTCGTACAAGTCGCTGGGCCCGCTGCTCGAGGAGATCTCCGCGCACGTCGACGGCGTTCCGTGCTGCACCCACATCGGCCCCGACGGTGCCGGCCACTTCGTCAAGATGGTGCACAACGGCATCGAGTACTCCGACATGCAGCTCATCGGCGAGGCCTACCAACTGCTGCGCGACGGGCTCGGCAAGACCGCACCCGAGATCGCCGAGATCTTCGCCGAGTGGAACAAGGGCGACCTGGACAGCTACCTCATCGAGATCACCGCCGAGGTGCTCAAGCAGATCGACGCCAAGACCGGTAAGCCGCTGGTCGACGTCATCCTCGACGAAGCCGAGCAGAAGGGCACCGGGCGCTGGACAGTGAAGTCGGCCCTGGACCTCGGCGTGCCGGTGACCGGCATCGCCGAGGCCGTGTTCGCCCGCGCACTGTCGGGCTCGGTCGCTCAGCGCAAGGCCACGACCGGCCTGGCCTCTGGCGACCTCGGCGACCGACCCACGGATGCACAGCAATTCATCGACGACGTCAGCAAGGCGCTGTACGCGTCGAAGATCATCGCCTACGCCCAAGGCTTCAACCAGATTCAGGCGGGTAGCGCCGAATACAACTGGGATATCACGCTCGGCGACATGGCGACCATCTGGCGCGGCGGCTGCATCATCCGGGCCAAATTCCTCAACCGCATCAAGGAAGCGTTCGACGAGGATGCACAGCTGGCCACGTTGATCTCGGCGCCGTACTTCCGCGACGCGGTCGAGGCGGGAATCGACAGCTGGCGTCGCGTAGTGGTGACCGCGACCAAGCTGGGTATCCCGGTCCCCGGCTTCGCCTCGGCGCTGTCCTACTACGACGCGCTGCGCACCGAGCGGCTGCCCGCGGCACTGACCCAGGGGCTGCGCGACTTCTTCGGTGCGCACACCTACGGCCGGATCGACGCCGATCCCGCCGCCCGCTTCCACACCTTGTGGAGCGGCGACCGCACCGAGGTCGAGGCCTGA
- a CDS encoding iron reductase: protein MTTAVVDPLIDGMTIRRMLPLHESSSRLRRLSPDSPRVHGVAVMADVSRRRWWALDSVTTSGRLADMFETAVDELGDRRAVAQQLAATFTHAVLGRVVTLFVLEGRVWDTGPGNLWMHVDSEGTIDWAAVVDPTLRVLPDDPATTDVVRLPNELALATWTAHRCHRSLEPIFECLYELSRGSVTPAAMWQMVGSAVVITATQVPLLTGSGEVTCMRRGQSVLDALSGFGLPVRALRRAG, encoded by the coding sequence GTGACCACAGCCGTCGTTGATCCACTGATCGACGGAATGACCATTCGCCGCATGCTGCCACTGCATGAATCCAGCAGCCGATTGCGCAGGCTGAGCCCGGATTCCCCGCGGGTGCACGGGGTGGCGGTCATGGCCGATGTGTCACGGCGCCGGTGGTGGGCACTGGACTCGGTGACGACGTCGGGCCGACTGGCAGACATGTTCGAAACCGCGGTTGACGAGCTGGGCGACCGGCGCGCCGTCGCCCAGCAACTGGCGGCAACCTTCACCCATGCCGTCCTGGGCCGAGTGGTCACGTTGTTCGTGCTCGAGGGCCGGGTGTGGGACACCGGGCCGGGCAACCTCTGGATGCACGTCGACTCGGAGGGAACGATCGACTGGGCCGCGGTAGTGGACCCCACCCTCCGGGTGCTGCCCGACGACCCGGCGACCACCGACGTGGTGCGACTGCCCAACGAGCTCGCCCTGGCGACCTGGACGGCACACCGTTGCCACCGCTCGCTGGAGCCGATCTTCGAGTGCTTGTACGAGCTCAGCCGAGGCTCGGTCACGCCGGCGGCGATGTGGCAGATGGTCGGCTCGGCGGTGGTCATCACCGCCACCCAGGTCCCGTTGCTCACCGGAAGTGGCGAGGTCACCTGCATGCGACGCGGCCAGTCGGTGCTCGACGCCTTGAGTGGCTTCGGACTTCCGGTGCGCGCACTGCGTCGGGCAGGGTAG
- a CDS encoding BlaI/MecI/CopY family transcriptional regulator: protein MAKLTRLGELERAVMDHLWAAGEPLTVRQVHEALCTERDLAYTTVMTVLQRLARKNLVSQIRDDRAHQYAPVHGRDELVAGLMVDALDQASDSGGRQAALVHFVERVGVDEADALRRALAELESRHRSTWPAGGAPSV, encoded by the coding sequence ATGGCCAAGTTGACTCGTCTCGGCGAACTTGAACGCGCGGTGATGGACCACTTATGGGCCGCTGGCGAACCGTTGACGGTCCGCCAGGTCCACGAGGCCCTCTGTACCGAGCGCGATCTCGCCTACACCACGGTGATGACGGTTCTGCAGCGCCTCGCGCGCAAGAACCTGGTATCCCAGATCCGCGACGACCGCGCCCATCAATACGCGCCGGTGCACGGTCGCGACGAACTGGTCGCCGGCCTGATGGTCGACGCGCTGGATCAGGCGTCCGACTCCGGCGGTCGGCAGGCCGCGCTGGTGCACTTCGTTGAACGGGTCGGGGTCGACGAGGCGGACGCCTTGCGCCGCGCCCTGGCGGAATTAGAATCCAGGCACCGTTCAACCTGGCCCGCTGGCGGTGCACCCAGCGTCTGA